In Leptospira sp. WS58.C1, a single genomic region encodes these proteins:
- a CDS encoding efflux RND transporter periplasmic adaptor subunit → MKLLFQKYKVLIVLALGITIVFFGFKYFTKKKPEKKITEENKSIFTVPEDVLRRHPLTYVGLKEVSQFEELALPGRITYDPESMAKVGSQVEARIKKVLVKEGDRVSQGSPLAILSSIQLGEVEAAYVKARASLDALKMQADRAKELFEMKVTSAKEYEFATMQYKTAKTEVETTRIKLDNYGLTPSEIEGIERGIYVSSNLILRSPINGEVTERKAILGQQVTRNEELFTIANLSHLWVLLDVYEKDLGGVKEGAQATIFPLGDEHSSVQILGKVAYVGTVLDSVKRTAKLRIMVSNKGNKLKPGQTVTAKVAGLVVSTGGGKRKMIPLEAVHEIEGKFFVFIPRGEGNFEAVSVVVGDTIEDDIIILGGLPDGAEVVSKGSFVLKSEFMKF, encoded by the coding sequence ATGAAACTATTATTCCAAAAATATAAAGTTCTGATCGTTTTAGCCTTGGGGATCACGATCGTATTTTTCGGGTTCAAATACTTTACCAAAAAGAAACCCGAAAAAAAGATCACGGAAGAGAACAAAAGTATATTCACGGTCCCGGAAGACGTATTACGAAGACATCCTCTCACTTACGTCGGTTTAAAAGAAGTCTCTCAATTCGAAGAACTGGCATTGCCCGGTAGGATTACTTACGATCCGGAAAGTATGGCAAAGGTTGGCTCTCAGGTCGAAGCCAGGATCAAAAAAGTTTTAGTCAAAGAAGGAGATCGAGTGAGCCAAGGATCACCTTTGGCGATTCTTTCCTCCATCCAATTGGGAGAAGTGGAAGCCGCTTACGTTAAAGCAAGGGCTTCCTTGGATGCATTAAAAATGCAAGCGGATCGTGCTAAGGAACTTTTTGAAATGAAAGTTACTTCTGCAAAAGAATACGAGTTCGCCACCATGCAATATAAAACCGCAAAAACGGAAGTGGAGACCACTCGTATAAAACTGGACAATTACGGTCTGACCCCTTCCGAAATAGAAGGAATCGAAAGAGGGATCTATGTTTCTTCCAACTTGATCCTGAGAAGTCCTATCAACGGAGAAGTTACGGAAAGAAAAGCCATCCTAGGGCAACAGGTGACTCGTAACGAAGAACTATTTACGATCGCAAACTTAAGTCATCTTTGGGTCTTACTGGACGTGTATGAAAAGGATCTAGGCGGGGTGAAAGAAGGCGCTCAGGCTACCATCTTCCCTCTAGGAGACGAACACAGCAGTGTTCAGATACTAGGGAAAGTGGCTTACGTAGGAACGGTTTTGGATAGCGTAAAACGTACTGCGAAACTCAGGATCATGGTCTCCAATAAAGGAAATAAATTAAAGCCTGGTCAAACGGTTACCGCAAAAGTAGCCGGCCTTGTGGTAAGCACCGGAGGCGGAAAACGTAAGATGATCCCTCTAGAAGCTGTCCATGAGATAGAAGGAAAATTTTTCGTATTCATTCCTCGTGGAGAAGGTAATTTCGAAGCGGTTAGCGTAGTTGTAGGGGACACGATAGAAGACGATATTATCATCTTAGGTGGACTTCCGGACGGCGCCGAAGTCGTTTCGAAAGGTTCATTCGTGCTCAAAAGCGAATTTATGAAGTTTTAG
- the lexA gene encoding transcriptional repressor LexA produces MKDLTEKQLAVLHFITNVIKERGFPPTIREIGDEFGITAKGAYDHLKAIEKKGYLKTSKNQSRAIELTRQSPFESLPVPTPSIPLLGRVAAGLPILAEENIEAYIPVPEEMASKGITFALKVQGDSMIEAGINDGDVAIIQKKDIARNGEIVVALIEDEATLKVYFKEADHIRLEARNPKYKPIRSKKVTIVGKLIGLYRTY; encoded by the coding sequence ATGAAAGATCTAACGGAAAAGCAACTCGCAGTTTTACATTTTATTACCAATGTGATCAAAGAAAGGGGCTTTCCACCGACGATCCGAGAGATTGGAGATGAGTTTGGGATCACTGCAAAAGGCGCTTACGATCACCTGAAAGCCATCGAGAAAAAAGGATACCTCAAGACCTCCAAAAATCAATCCAGAGCTATAGAGCTTACCCGCCAAAGTCCATTCGAAAGTTTACCGGTTCCTACCCCAAGTATCCCGCTCTTAGGTAGAGTAGCCGCCGGACTCCCCATCCTGGCCGAAGAAAATATCGAAGCGTATATCCCAGTTCCGGAAGAGATGGCCTCCAAAGGGATTACGTTCGCTTTGAAAGTACAAGGGGATTCCATGATAGAAGCCGGGATCAACGACGGAGACGTGGCAATTATCCAGAAAAAGGATATAGCCAGAAATGGGGAGATCGTAGTGGCGCTGATCGAGGACGAGGCGACTTTAAAAGTTTATTTTAAAGAAGCGGATCATATTCGTCTGGAAGCTAGAAATCCAAAATACAAACCCATTCGTAGTAAGAAAGTAACCATCGTAGGAAAGTTGATCGGTCTTTATCGTACCTATTGA
- a CDS encoding LA_1448 family UV-C exposure upregulated protein — protein MNYLSFFRVFAAFFLLFLLFDCASRKKEIGDRDLKLVLEYLTEARLAERLNYTSEQSIRKDPEILEAACERYQLDKDSVMEQIRIKYPKTYFALVGKNEE, from the coding sequence GTGAACTATCTTTCCTTTTTCCGCGTATTCGCGGCCTTCTTCCTTTTATTTCTATTATTCGATTGTGCCTCCCGAAAAAAAGAGATCGGTGACAGGGACTTAAAACTTGTACTTGAATATCTGACCGAGGCCCGCCTTGCGGAAAGATTGAATTACACCTCCGAACAATCCATTCGAAAGGATCCCGAAATTTTGGAAGCTGCCTGCGAGAGATATCAACTAGATAAGGATTCCGTAATGGAACAAATTCGAATCAAATATCCGAAGACATACTTCGCATTGGTCGGCAAAAATGAAGAATAA